The genomic region GAACGCGGCGCGGATCTCCTGTTCCAGCTTCTGCCACCGCGGGGCTTCCTCGGGGAGGATGTCCCGCATTCCGCGCACGCTCTCCACCTTCATCTTCCGATCGCCCGCTCCAGGTTGATCATCTCGACGAGGGCCTCCGCGGCCTGGGCGCCCTTGTTCCCCACCTTTCCCCCCGCCCGCTCCAGGGCCTGGTCCATTGTGTCGGCGGTGAGGACCCCGAACGCCACCGGGATGGGGAGGTCGAGGTTGAGTTTGGCGATCCCCTTTGCCGCCTCGGCCGCCACGTACTCGAAGTGGGGGGTCGCCCCCCGCACCACCGCGGCGAGGGCGATGACGCCGTGGAACTGCCCCGATGCCCCGAGCACCTGAGCCGCCCGAGGGAGCTCGAATGCCCCCGGCACCCACGCCACCGTGATGTCCTTCTCTGCCACCCCCAGCCGGCGCAACCGGTCGAGCGCCCCGTCGAGGAGCTCCTTCGTCACGAGGTCGTTGAACCGGGATACGGCGATCCCGACCTTGATCCCCTTTCCATCGAGCTTCCCTTCGTACGCAGCCATCGGTTCCTCCTTCGCGCTACACCTTATCGAGCTTGTGCCCGAGTTTCTCTTTCTTCGCCTTGAGGTAGCGCAGGTTGTACGGGTTGGGTTCGATCTCGATCGGCACGGTGTCCACGATCGTGAGCCCGTACCCGGACAGGCCGGCCACCTTGCGCGGGTTGTTGGTGAGCAGCCGGATCCGCTTCAGTCCAAGGTCCACGAGGATCTGGGCCCCGATCCCGTACTCGCGCAGGTCCGCCGGGTACCCCAGCCGCAGGTTCGCCTCCACCGTGTCCAGGCCCTGGTCCTGGAGCTGGTAGGCGCACAGCTTGCCCAGGAGGCCGATCCCCCGCCCCTCCTGGCGCATGTAGAGGACGACCCCGCGCCCCTCACCCTCGACCATCTGCAGC from Candidatus Bipolaricaulis anaerobius harbors:
- the ribH gene encoding 6,7-dimethyl-8-ribityllumazine synthase, with the protein product MAAYEGKLDGKGIKVGIAVSRFNDLVTKELLDGALDRLRRLGVAEKDITVAWVPGAFELPRAAQVLGASGQFHGVIALAAVVRGATPHFEYVAAEAAKGIAKLNLDLPIPVAFGVLTADTMDQALERAGGKVGNKGAQAAEALVEMINLERAIGR